The following DNA comes from Tunturibacter psychrotolerans.
GGTCACCAGACTAATACCGTTCCATTGCGGTCTCGATACAGTCACTTCCCCGGGCAAAGCAGCGGGGGTTAGGGCAAAAGATTGCCGAGCGTGATATCTAAATTCTGTCCTGATAGTGGAAGATGATCCGTTTGTGAGGTCGAAACAATTGTTCCGTTGCCGTCGATGAGAACCAAAGTGGGCCACGCCGTAATGTGAAAAAGATTTTGGAGCATATCTTGATCCGGCTTTGCTTCAGGCCACGAGGCATTGAGCTTTTGCATCAACTTCTTCGGCTTATCAACCTCTGCGTCGGCATTCATTCCGAGTATTTCGAAACCCTTGACGTGAAATCGATCGTACGCCTCCTTCCTGGAGGGAAGGTCGGCTACGCAGGGGACGCACCAGGTGGCCCAGAAATCAAGCAGTATGTACTTTGCCTTGATGTCAGAAAGCTGGTGCGTCTCGCCGGAGAAATCCCGGTAGTTGAAGTTTGGAACTTTCCCGTCGACGACCAGCTCAATGCGCTGCTTGTCGGCTGAAACAACCTTCAGAACCAGTTTGCGCGTGTTCAGGTCAAGACTTGCTGTCTGCAACCAAAGATCATCTACGTGAAAGGTGGGCAGAGTGGTTGAGGGGATGCCGACCTCCGCGCTTCCTGGTGTGGCATCGAATTTCCCATCACCATTGGTATCGAACCATTCGGTTGCGTGCTTTAGATCAGTGGTGCCTGTATCGGGGTCAAAAGAGAATCGGACTTGCAGCTTGCGGTTTGGAAGCTTGGCATCTCCCGTCACATAGGATCTGTCCCCGACGATAAGCATGGCTTGATTGGGCTTGAGGGGATACCCTTCAGTGCTCTTTGGCAGGGCAACGTAGGCTGGTGCAGTGCGAAACGGTCCTGTTCGAAGGGGAATGTTGAAACGCGCCTCCGCTGAATGGTAAGGCTGCGACGGGCCGGTCAACGGAATACGCGTGGGATTCCGTAGTGCGCCGCCGCCACTGTGGAGGTCGACGAAGAAGACTTTCTCGCCATCCTTGAGCAAGCAGAGTGCAGCGCCGAAATCCAAAGCTTGAGCCTTTCCGAACTTCAGATCTCCCCGGTAAAGTTCAGAAATCGTCGATGGGTCGATGTTGAGATCTTGTGCGAGGCGCGGGTCAGTTTTATCCCAGAGCAGTACCGAGCCGATGCTGTATCAACTGAGAGCTGCTGGCTGACATGTCCATGAAAAGCTTGCGCGTGTAAAGAGGCTGCACTCAGGCAGATGATCAGCCCGGGAGGCAGGGCTTTGAAGATGTCGCGTAACAACATGCCACCCACTCTAAAGTTGTGAAATATCCGCATGCAAGGCTTCTAGTTCCCGTAAAGTCATACTTGCGGCAAGTTCGAGATCGAAGTTTCCTATAACCCCGCTAATGAGATGGTCCGTCGCTTGATCTTCCCCAAGTTGTAGAGGATCTGCGTCAGTCACCGAGCTGGAGAACCTCTCCGCTTTGGGCGCTGGAGCGGTAGAGCGCTTCCACAAGCGCCATGGTTTGGAAGGCGTCTTCGTAGTGGGTCGGCAGGTTGGAGGTTGAGCCTTCCACGAAGGCCTGAAGAGCTCCCATCGTCCCGATAAAGCCGTCGGGAATGTTAGCTCCCGCAACTGGAAGTGACTCCCAGCAGTCGTCGGTGCATCCCCGCTCGGCAAACTCGGCTGTGTCGGGAATTCCTATGGGGTAGTCCAGATTCATGCCCATGCTGATGCGAGCCGCACCACGAGTACCTTCCCATTGCACGAAGCTGTGCTGATGCTTCTGGCCAAAGTTGTGATGATGATTACTTGCAACGAAGACCCGCATGTTACTGCCGTAGTCCAGGATTGCGATGGTCTTGGTCGCGGCCAAGTTAGCCGTGTGAGGGTTGTTTACGGTTTTCGCGTAGACGCTGTTTGGATTTCCGAGCCAGGAGCGAATCAAGTCGAAGTAATGGATGCTGTGATACAAAACCTCAACTCTCGGCGCGGTGGCGAGGAAGGTCCAGAGGTCCCAGGGCGTGTAGGTAGTCGTTTGAACCTGAAGATCATGGAGATCTCCAAGCAAACCGGCCCTTGCCAGGGCTGAGATCGCCAGATTGTTAGGGGAATAACGTAGGGAGAAGTTGACTGAGGCCGTGAGGCTTTTGGCCCGGCAGAGATCGCGAATAACACGCGCCTCTTCAATTGTCTCTCCCATAGGCTTCTGCATCAAGACGGCGGACCCATCAGGAATGTGAGGAAGAATATGCGAGAGTTGCGAGGCAGGTACGGCGATATCGTAGACGACATCGTTGGGAGCGAACTGGACGACGCTGTCGATATTGTCAAAGGTGCGAGCGATGGCGTGACTCTTAGCCAATAAGTCTGCTCGTTCAAGATCCTGATCCATCAAACCGATGACCGAGAACTTGCCCTTTTCGTAAGCAGGCAGATGTGCGGACCGAACGATGCCTCCCGCTCCGATGATAACGATAGGGCGCTTTTGTTTGGGCATTGGCGGCAAAGCGTGCGCCCTAATCGCGGAGAGGACTGAGTCTCGGATCATGCGGTAGTCTCGGCGGTGGGGGTCCGTGATGAGAACGCCGCAATTACGAGGTAGCAGACGGCGGGGACGAGATACGCAGCAGCCATGCTGTGAGAATATTCGGAGATGAGTCCCATCACGGGGGTCAAGATAGCGCCACCGAGGATGGCCATGACGATTAGTGACCCGGCGAGATTTGTCTCTTCTCCCATATCGCGAATGCCAATGGCAAAGATGGTGGGATACATGATCGACATAAAGAAGCTAGTCATAAGAATTGCGAACAGGCCATACCAGCCGGAGGCGAAGATTCCAATAGCGAGTAGTAAAACGTTCAGGATGGCATAGGCCGTCATTAGCTTTGCTGGAGCTAGCCATTGCATGATATAGGCCGAGCCGAACCTGCCGATGCCGAAGGCCACAAGGGTTCCAGTCAGCAGAAGTCCGGCGGTGCGCTCTGAGACGTGGGTGTACTCCTGGGCGTATGGGATGAAGTAGCTCCATGTACCAACTTGAGCGCCCACGTAGAAAAACTGTGCGGCGATGGCGTAGAGCAGGAGACGATGACGAAACAGTCGTTTCCACGAACCGGATGATGGAGCGGCGGCTTCAATTACTCGTGGAATGCGCGGAAAATGGGTGATAGCAATCAGCGTTGCCCAGGCCAAAGCGATGATACCAAGCACTAAGTATGGAGTGACAACTCGCTGGGTTTCGTGATGGAGATATGCAACGTATGTGCCACTGCTGAGCATGGATGCTTTTTGCGGTGGTGTCAGCTCGATCCCGGAAAAGATGAAACGTGTCCCGATAAGGACGCCGCTGATTGCACCAATGGGATTGAAAGCCTGTGAGAAATTCAGTCGGCGCTCTGCGCTGGCGGCTGGACCTAGCTGCGCGATGAAGGGATTCGCTGCAGTCTCCAGAAAGGCAAGGCCACTTGCCACGATGAAGAGTGCGCTGAGAAAGAAGGTATAACTGCTGGTCATGGCCGCCGGCCAGAAGAGCATACAGCCCAGGCCGAAACATAGGAGGCCGGTGATAAAGCCCGATTTGTAACCGTGCCGTTTGATGAGCAATCCAGCAGGCAGGGCTAGAAGAAAGTAGCCTAGATAGAAAGCGGATTGCACCAACCCGGCTTGGAATCGGCTTATGGCGAACGACTTCATGAACTGGCGAATGAGAACGTCGTTCAGATTGTTGGGGACACCCCAGAGAAAGAACAGGCCCGTAACCAAAATAAAGGGGCGCATTTGGCGTTTTGGAAGAAAGGACGAGCTCTCCCTGTTCTCAGCGGTTTCGACAGGGAGAGGAAGATGCATCAGGCGCTCGCTCCAGTCAGTCGATAGACACGAGTTGCTGTTCCGCCGAGAATGGCGGCCTGCTCGAAAGGCGATAGCGATTCTGTCCAACCTTCGACGATATTCCACCATTGCGAGTAGCTGCTACCGATGGTGCAGACTGGCCAGTCTGTTCCAATCATTAGGCGCTCTGGGCCAAAGCTCTCAAGCACCACATCGAAATAAGGCCGTAGCAACTCCGGTGTCCACGTTGCTGGGTTCGCCTCGGTGACTAGCCCAGATACCTTGCAGGTGACGTTTGGTCGTTGGGCAAGTTCGCGGACATTGCGACTCCAGAGATCTCTTTCATGTTGCGCAATGGCAGGTTTGCCCATGTGGTCGAGAACGAAGCTATGAGCCTGAAACTGATCGACGAACGCAATGGCCTCGGGGAGCTGATGAGCATAGACAAGAAGATCGTAGACAAGGCCGGTCCCTGCGAGATGATGAATTCCTCTCTGGAAGTCAACACGTGTCAGAAACTGAGAAGGCTCGGCCTGAACGACGTGGCGCAAGCCCTTCAGTAGAGGATTCTGCCTCAGATCGTCAAGAATCGTAGGGAAGTCTTTTGCCGCGATCGGCGCCCATCCGATAACGCCGAGGATAGGGGTCTCCTGCGCCATTTCG
Coding sequences within:
- a CDS encoding TlpA family protein disulfide reductase yields the protein MDFGAALCLLKDGEKVFFVDLHSGGGALRNPTRIPLTGPSQPYHSAEARFNIPLRTGPFRTAPAYVALPKSTEGYPLKPNQAMLIVGDRSYVTGDAKLPNRKLQVRFSFDPDTGTTDLKHATEWFDTNGDGKFDATPGSAEVGIPSTTLPTFHVDDLWLQTASLDLNTRKLVLKVVSADKQRIELVVDGKVPNFNYRDFSGETHQLSDIKAKYILLDFWATWCVPCVADLPSRKEAYDRFHVKGFEILGMNADAEVDKPKKLMQKLNASWPEAKPDQDMLQNLFHITAWPTLVLIDGNGTIVSTSQTDHLPLSGQNLDITLGNLLP
- a CDS encoding Gfo/Idh/MocA family oxidoreductase codes for the protein MIRDSVLSAIRAHALPPMPKQKRPIVIIGAGGIVRSAHLPAYEKGKFSVIGLMDQDLERADLLAKSHAIARTFDNIDSVVQFAPNDVVYDIAVPASQLSHILPHIPDGSAVLMQKPMGETIEEARVIRDLCRAKSLTASVNFSLRYSPNNLAISALARAGLLGDLHDLQVQTTTYTPWDLWTFLATAPRVEVLYHSIHYFDLIRSWLGNPNSVYAKTVNNPHTANLAATKTIAILDYGSNMRVFVASNHHHNFGQKHQHSFVQWEGTRGAARISMGMNLDYPIGIPDTAEFAERGCTDDCWESLPVAGANIPDGFIGTMGALQAFVEGSTSNLPTHYEDAFQTMALVEALYRSSAQSGEVLQLGD
- the fucP gene encoding L-fucose:H+ symporter permease encodes the protein MHLPLPVETAENRESSSFLPKRQMRPFILVTGLFFLWGVPNNLNDVLIRQFMKSFAISRFQAGLVQSAFYLGYFLLALPAGLLIKRHGYKSGFITGLLCFGLGCMLFWPAAMTSSYTFFLSALFIVASGLAFLETAANPFIAQLGPAASAERRLNFSQAFNPIGAISGVLIGTRFIFSGIELTPPQKASMLSSGTYVAYLHHETQRVVTPYLVLGIIALAWATLIAITHFPRIPRVIEAAAPSSGSWKRLFRHRLLLYAIAAQFFYVGAQVGTWSYFIPYAQEYTHVSERTAGLLLTGTLVAFGIGRFGSAYIMQWLAPAKLMTAYAILNVLLLAIGIFASGWYGLFAILMTSFFMSIMYPTIFAIGIRDMGEETNLAGSLIVMAILGGAILTPVMGLISEYSHSMAAAYLVPAVCYLVIAAFSSRTPTAETTA
- a CDS encoding amidohydrolase family protein, producing the protein MRIDSHHHLWRYNSAEYGWISDDMSDLRRDFLDAELRSQLNEAKVDGSVVVQARQSLKETQWLLEMAQETPILGVIGWAPIAAKDFPTILDDLRQNPLLKGLRHVVQAEPSQFLTRVDFQRGIHHLAGTGLVYDLLVYAHQLPEAIAFVDQFQAHSFVLDHMGKPAIAQHERDLWSRNVRELAQRPNVTCKVSGLVTEANPATWTPELLRPYFDVVLESFGPERLMIGTDWPVCTIGSSYSQWWNIVEGWTESLSPFEQAAILGGTATRVYRLTGASA